The DNA sequence TTTCGGTGCATATTCATTTAACTCTTCACGCGGTGTAGAAATTGCTGATTCCATACTTTCTAGTATTTTTATTCGACCTTCTCTTGCTTGAGAAAGCGCTTGTTCAAGCACAGCTCTATCTATACCTGATATTTTTATATCCATTTGTATTGCCGTGACACCTTTTTTCGTACCTGCTACTTTGAAATCCATGTCACCTAATGCATCTTCCATTCCTTGGATATCGGTTAAGACAGTGACATCTTCTTCATGCTTTACAAGCCCCATTGCAATACCAGCTACAGGTGCTTTAATTGGTACACCTGCTGCCATCATCGCAAGTGTACTTGCACAAATACTTGCTTGAGATGTTGAACCGTTAGATTCTAAAACTTCTGATACAAGTCTAATTGTATAAGGAAAATCTTCCTCTGATGGAATTACTTGCTCTAAAGCTCTTTCTCCTAATGCACCGTGCCCAATTTCGCGTCGACCTGGGCCACGAATTGGTCCTGTTTCACCGACACTAAAGGATGGAAAGTTATAATGGTGCATAAAACGCTTTGTTTCTTCTATACCTAAACCATCTAAAATTTGCACATCTCCTAATGCCCCTAATGTACAAACACTTAATGCTTGTGTTTGACCACGAGTAAATAACCCTGAACCGTGAGTTCGAGGTAAGATATCTATTTCAGAAGCAAGCGCCCTAATTTCATCTGGCTTTCGACCATCTGGACGTATTTTTTCTTTCGTAATTAAAATACGTACTGTTTCTTTGAATAGCTTGTCCAATACTTCTTTTGCTTCAACAGAACGATCTTCCTCTTCTGTTACGTATTGGTCTAAAATACTGTCCATTACTGCCTTGACGGCATCTTCTCTAGCATGCTTTTCTTCAACTAATGCAGCCGTTTTAAGTTGATTGCCTACTTTATCTCGAATTTCGGCTTCTAGATCAGCATCGACTGTTTTAAGTTGTACTTCCATTTTTTCTTTTCCAACTTTAGATACGATATCTTCCTGGAATGCTATAATGCGTTTAATCTCATCATGTCCATACATTAACGCTTCTAAAATTGTTTCCTCAGGTACTTCCTCAGCTCCTGCCTCAACCATATTGATAGCATCTTTATTACCAGCAACGACAAGCTCGATATCACTAGTCTCAAGCTGTTGCGGTGTTGGGTTAATGATAAATTCACCATCAATGCGTCCAATCGTTACACCTGCAATTGGTCCAGAGAAAGGAATATCTGATACTGACAATGCAAGTGATGAACCGATCATTGCCGCCATTTCAGCAGGTGCATCTTGATCATTACTCATAACGATACTAATCACTTGGACATCATTACGGAAACCATCTGGGAACATAGGTCTAATAGGTCGATCAATAAGCCTACTAGTTAAAACAGCATGGTCACTCGGACGTCCTTCACGTTTAATAAAACCACCTGGAATTTTACCAGCTGCATATAAGCGTTCTTCATAATTTACTGTCAATGGGAAAAAAGGTAAATCCTTTGGTTCTTTTGAAGCGGTAGCAGTAGAAAGTACTGCTGTGTCTCCGTACCGTACTAAGACCGCACCGTTAGCTTGCTTTGCTAATTGCCCGACTTCGATAGTTAAGGTTCGGCCAGCCCATTCCATTGAAAATAATTGTTTTTCTTGATTCATTCTACGAGTACTCCTCTCGTCCTCTTAATCTTCGCCACTATTTTATATTGTTGGCTTATTTTTATGTACTAAACGTGTTGTTATTAGAAAATTTAAATTTCATCTAGAAACTCAGGAATTTCTATCCTTTTCCTAGTGATTATCATATCAAAAAAATCCGTAATTAGAAATACTCATTGACTTTATGAAATAATAAAATATTATTGATATAAAATATAAAAGACACCAAAAAAGCGGGATGACTCCCGCTTTTTTTTATCGACGTAGACCAAGTCTATCGATGAGTTGACGATAACGAGTAACATCTTTGTTACGTAAGTACGTAAGTAAGTTACGACGTTGACCGACCATTTTTAAAAGACCACGACGTGAATGATGATCTTTTTTGTGAGTACGTAAATGCTCGTTTAACGTATTAATTTGCTCAGTTAGGATAGCGATCTGAACTTCAGGAGATCCAGTATCATTCTCATGAGTTTTGAAATCCTGAATAATTTGATTTTTACGTTCTTGTGTTAATGCCATCCGTTCCACCTCCTTATATATAATCCCCATTCGCTGAGCAGACGTTGGTGAATCGTGCTGCCAAGCAATGGTTGTTGAACATAATTAATCTTACTAGTATTTGCGTAATTAATCAAGGATTATTGTAAAATAATGATGAGTTTTCTTTTTGAAAAGGCTCTGTTAAACTTTGTTGTTGATTTTCGCTCCAGATATTCGCTTTCCGCGGACAACGCCTCAGCCCCCTTCGGGGAAAAACACCCCTACGGTGTCTTCAGCAGTTGCTTTTCCCGCAGGAGTCTCATATCCTCCGCTACAATCAATAGGCTAAAAAACAACAGTATACTTTAACATAGCCTTTGAAAAAATTCATTCATATTGTTTACATCGTTTTCCAGCTGTGCTTTTAATTCACCAATGGAATTAAATTTTTTCTCATCTCTTAATTTTGAAAGCCATTGTATCGTCACGGTTTCTCCATAAATGTCATCATTAAAATTAGTAACATGCACCTCAATTGTCGGCTCTCCTTCTCTTAACTTATGAAAGGTAGGCTTATAGCCGACATTGCAAACAGCTTCCTTCCACTCATTATTAACCAAAAGTCTTACAATATATACACCGCTATTAGGGGTAAAGGATCTCTCTTCTAATAATACATTCGCCGTAGGAAAACCTATTGTTCTTCCTCTTTTTTCACCATGAATGACCGTTCCAGAAGTTTCATATGGTCGTCCTAAATAGTCATTAGCACGTTTTAGGTCACCGCATTGTAAAAAATGCCGGATGTTGGTTGAGCTTATTTTTTCACCATTTGCAGACACTTGTCCAACAGTAGTGTACGTCAGCTCATTTCGAGAATGGAACAGCAGTGTCTCCATCGTTCCTTTCCCTAGACGACCGTACGTGTAATCAAAACCAGCTACGACATGTTTTACATTAAGTGCTATTAAGTATTGATCAACAAATTGTTGTGGATTAAGCTCTGCAAATGTTTCATTAAATGTAACAATAAATAAATAATCTATCCCTAATTGCCGAATGAGGGCTTCCTTTTTTTTCATTAACGTCAAATAATATACTTTTTTCTCTTTTCTTAACACTTCTTTTGGATGTGGGAAAAAAGTCATTACTCCAGATCGTAATTGTCTCTTTTTTGCTTCATTTTTTGCTGTCAAAATGACTTCTTGATGTCCTTTATGAACCCCATCAAAAAAACCTAATGCTAAGCATAGTCTAGGCAGATTTTCCAATTGATGCGGATGTGTAATTTGTATCGTCTCCACTATTGCCACCTCAGTTATTATCACGAAGCTACTTTATGTTCATCAAACAGATTTTAGCATTTTTGCTGGCTTTAACATACCAGATCTCTTAGGATGTAATTCATAAAGTGCTAAACATTCTCCTTGTTGATTATACATAGCTATAAGAGGTTCGTCTACATTAATTAACGTATCTGGTAATAGTGCCCCATTCATCACCTTCTGTTCTAGTTCTTGCGGTAATGTTATTTTTGGATAATGACGTAATGCTAGTTCAATTGGCATAAGTACATCGTTTTGCTCGTTTTTTTCTTGTAGCGCTCGTAGTTTATGTAATTCAATACAATCTTCTTTTTTAAATTGTCCAGAAGCTGTACGTGTTAGAGAAGACATATGAGCTGGATAACCAAATTTTTCACCGATCATTACTGATAAAGTTCTAATGTATGTCCCTTTACTACATGTAACTCTAAATCGAAACTTCACATTCTTATCAATTGTTTTTTCAACGGGGGAAACAAGTTCTATATGATATATTGAAACTTTTCGAGACGGTCGATCGATTATTTTTCCCTCTCGAGCATATTCGTATAAACGTTTTCCTTTTACTTTTATTGCCGAATACATTGGCGGTGTTTGCGTAATTTCTCCAATTAAATGATTAAACAGTTCTCGGACATCCTCTTCCCTTATTTTTTCATCTACTTTTTTTTCAGCTACTACTTCTCCAGAAGCATCTTCTGTCGTAGTAGAAAAACCTAATGTTACTTCACCTTCATACGTCTTTTTATCAGCAGTTAAATATTCTACCAATTTAGTGGCACGACCTAAGCAAATGGGTAATACACCATCAACATCTGGATCCAGTGTACCAGTATGTCCCACTCGCTTAGTGTGATATATCTTTTTGACTTCCTTAACAGCATCAAAGGATGTCATACCGCGAGGCTTCCATAAAGGAAGTATTCCAATAGGCTCCTTCATCATGTGCTCCCTCCTTTTTCTATCTGTGAACTGTTATCATCGTCTCGTTTTATAAAAGAAAGAGAGTGTTAGAAAGGAATATGTACCATTCTAAACACCCTCACTTTTTATCATTTACTTATCTTCTTCATTTAGCTTACGGAGTAGTTCTTCAATTCGATTTCCACGTTCAATACTTTCATCAAATTTAAAAGATAAATCGGGTGTTTTACGAAGCTGAATCCGTTTGCCAATTTCAGAGCGTATAAAACCTTTTGCCTTTTCTAAAGCTGCTAACGTGTTTGAACGCTGATCATCATCTCCATATACAGTAATAAAAGCAGTTGCTTGCTGTAAATCACCAGTAACATCAACCGCAGTTACGGTAATAAACCCAACACGCGGATCCTTTATTTCCCGTTGGATAATCTCTGTTATCTCTTTTTTAATTTGTTCTCCTACCCGATTGGCACGAACATTACTCATAAGTATAACACCCCTATCGAATAATAAATCCTCAGTTTTTATAACCACTCCCAATTGATACTTGTGATTTCTGTATCTGGATGGTTATCAATAATGGACACAGCTCTACGAATTTCCGTTTCCGCTTGGGTTCGAGAATTCCCTACAGTCACAATGGACCATTCCGCTCTCTGCCAGACATCTTGATGTGATGATTCTACTATTGACACATTATATCGCTGTTTAGCTTTTGTAATGACACTTTTTAGCACAGATCTTTTATCTTTTAAGTTATGTGCATTCATGATCAACGCTTCAACAACGACTAGGCCAATGATCAACGCTTTATTTCCTCCATGACATAAGCTTCGATGATGTCTCCTTCTTTTACATCATTAAACTTCTCTAAAGTGATCCCGCACTCATAGTTTTGTGCAACTTCTTTTACATCATCCTTGAATCTTCGTAGTGCGTTAATTTCACCCTCAAAGATAACAACACCATCACGAATGAGCCTTACTGTAGAGTCGCGAGTAATTTTACCATCTGTTACGTAAGATCCGGCAATGGTACCAATTTTAGAGACTTTAAAGGTTTGGCGAACTTCCGCTTGACCAATTACCTTTTCTTCGTATTCTGGATCAAGCATCCCTTTCATCGCTGATTCAACTTCATCAATTGCATTATAAATGACGCGGTGAAGACGAATATCTACTTTTTCTTGTTCTGCAGTTCGTTTCGCATTTACATCAGGACGAACATTGAATCCGATAACGATAGCATTAGAAGCACTAGCTAATATAATATCCGATTCAGCTATAGCCCCAACACCAGCGTGAATAATATTTACTTTCACACCTTCGACTTCAATTTTTTCAAGAGATCCTTTCATCGCTTCTGCTGACCCTTGAACATCTGCTTTTACAATTACATTAATTTCTTTAATATCCCCTTGCTGGATTTGTTCAAATAAATCGTCTAAACTAACTTTTGACGTTTCACGTAGTTCGGATTCTCTTTGCTTTACAGCACGAGCTTCACCAACTTGACGGGATTTCTTCTCATCATCAAATGCAACAAATTGATCTCCAGCCTGAGGAACCGCATTTAAACCAGTAATTTCAACAGGTGTGGACGGACCAACAGCCTTTACTCGACGTCCTATATCATTCACCATGGCTCGAACTCGACCGAACGTATTTCCAACCACGACAGGATCTCCTACACGAAGTGTTCCTGCCTGAACGAGTAACGTTGCAACAGGTCCACGACCTTTATCTAATTCAGCCTCAACAACCGTCCCTTTAGCAAGCTTATTAGGGTTAGCTTTTAGTTCTTCTACTTCAGAGACAAGCAAAATCATTTCTAAAAGTTCATCAATGCCAGTACCGTTTAAAGCAGAGACATGAACAAAGATTGTTTCGCCTCCCCATGCTTCTGAAACTAATCCATGCTCTGTTAATTCTTGCATAACACGATCAGGGTTTGCTCCCTCTTTATCAATTTTGTTTACGGCAACGATAATCGGTACCTCAGCAGCTTTCGCATGATTAATCGCTTCGACTGTTTGTGGCATCACACCATCATCAGCTGCAACAACGAGAATAGTAATATCTGTTACTTGTGCACCTCTTGCTCTCATCGTTGTAAAAGCTGCGTGTCCTGGTGTATCAAGGAAAGTTATTTTTTTGCCATTTTCCTCTACTTGGTATGCACCAATATGTTGCGTAATACCTCCTGCTTCACCTGCAGTTACCTTTGTATGTCGAATGCTATCTAAAAGCGTTGTTTTACCATGGTCAACGTGACCCATGATAGTTACAACAGGTGGTCGTTCTTCTAGCTCATTTGGATCGTCATTTTCTTCAAAGTTTTCAAATTCTGTTTCATCAATGACAACTTCTTCTTCCACTTCTATTCCGAAATCTTCAGATAGAAGTTCAATCGCATCTTTATCAAGCTCTTGATTGATTGTTGCCATGACACCTAAAAACATTAATTTTTTTATTACCTCAGATGGCTCTTTATTTATTTTTTCTGCAAATTCTCCAACCGTTATTGGTGTTGTATAAGTAATTTTTGACGGGGTTTCTTTCACGGGAGTCTTCGCCTCCTGTTTCGTTGACTGAGATTTTTGTTTGTCTCCACGTCTATTTTTATTTTTATTCTTATCTTTATTTTTATTTTTATCATGATTTTCTTTCGATTGTTGTTTCTTGGTCGGTTTCTCCTGTTGTTGCTTATTTTTACCTTGTTGCGGAGCGTTATTTTGCTTTCCAGTCGAACCTTGAGTAGTTTTCGTATCTTTTGCTTTCTCTTCTGTTTTTACAGATTGTGAATATGTTTTATCCAACTTTTCAATAGTATCCCCTTGAATTACACTCATATGATTTGCGACTTCAATCCCCATATCTTTTAAATCTTTGATGACTTGCTTACTTGTAACATTTTTTTCTTTCGCATATTCATATATACGTATCTTCCTCATAAACTAACCTCCCACCTTCGTTACCTTCCATCATCCTGAATATTAAAATGGTATGTAAACAAAGTTATTCAATGATCGATCTCATTTTTCTAGCAAATCCAGCATCCTCAATTCCGATGACAACACGTTCCTCTTTTCCAATAGCGCGTCCAATAGATTCGCGGTTACCTTTTATCGCATACGGGATGTTATAGTACTTACATTTATCAGTTACTTTCTTTTTTGTATTTTGAGAAGCATCTTCTGACACAATTACAAAGAAAGACTTTTGCTTTTGTATAGATTTAATAACTAATTCTTCACCAGTTATTAGTTTCCTAGCGCGCGTGACTAAACCTAGAGTCTGAAGCCATTTCTCTTCATTCATGACTTGTTCCCCTTGTTCGCCTCTAAGAGTAGTTCCTCATATAATTGCTCAGGAATATCGACCTTTAAGTGTCTCGCTAATGTATTTTTCTTTTTTGCTTCTTCAATAACAGATTGATCCGAAGAAATATAAGCGCCTCTACCAGACTTTTTGGAAGTATGGTCAAGCAAAACTTCACCTTCTGGAGTACGAACAATACGAATGAGCTCCTTTTTAGGCTTCATATCATTCGTTATCACGCATTTACGCAAGGGGGATTTTTTCTTCCCTTTCATTTATAGCCCTCCTTACTCCTCATGTTCTACATGATCAATTTCTTCAACGTCTTCATCAGTCCAATCCTGTTCTGTATCAGTATTTGAGTTATATAGTCCTAACTCTTCTGCTTCTGATTGACTCTTAATATCTATTTTCCAGCCTGTTAATTTTGCTGCTAGACGAGCATTCTGCCCTTTTTTTCCTATTGCTAATGAAAGCTGGTAGTCAGGAACGATAACCTGTGTCATTTTCTCTTCTTCATTGACAGTTACTTGCACTACATTAGACGGACTTAATGCATTTGCAACATAAACTTTCGGATCTTCCGACCACCTAACAATGTCTATTTTTTCCCCTTTTAGTTCATTCACTATCGTTTGAACTCTTTGACCTTTAGGTCCAACACAAGAACCTACAGGATCAACTTCTGGGTCTTCAGCATGAACTGCAATTTTTGATCGATCTCCAGCTTCTCTCGATACAGACTTGATTTCTACTGTTCCATCATAAATTTCAGGAACTTCTAATTCAAATAAACGCTTTAAAAGCCCCGGGTGTGTTCGCGAAATCATAATTTGTGGACCTTTTGTTGTCTTCTCAACTTTTGTAATATACGCTTTGATTCTGTCATTATGTTTATATGTTTCATTTGGCATTTGTTCACTAACAGGCATAAGTGCCTCTACTTTGCCTAAGTCAACATAAATAAAACGGTGGTCTTGTCTTTGGACAATTCCTGTCATAATATCTTCTTCACGATCGATAAAATCAGAGTAAATAATTCCTCTTTCTGCTTCCCTTACTCGTTGCGTTACGACTTGTTTTGCTGTTTGGGCTGCAATACGCCCAAAGTCTCTAGGTGTCACTTCAATTTCGACGACATCGTCCACGTCGTATTGTGGGTGAATATTTTTAGCTGCTTCTAGCGATATTTCTAACCGAGAATCAAATACTTCCTCTACTACTTCTTTTCTAGCAAATACTCTAATACTTCCTGTATTTCGGTCAATATCAACTCGTACATTTTGGGCTGAATTAAAGTTTCTTTTGTAGCCAGTTATTAAAGCCTGTTCAATGGCCTCTAATATAATTTCCTTATCAATACCTTTGTCCTTTTCAATCGTTGTTAGTGCATCCATGAATTCACTGTTCATGAACTTCTCTTCCCCCTTTCAAGTTTAAAAAACAATAGCTAGTCTAGCTTTAGCAATTTTGTCATATGGCAATTCCACTGTTTTCACTCTTGTTTTCACTTTAGTCTCCATTGATAATATTCCATCATTAAAATGCATCAGTTTACCTTCAAAAACCTTTTCTCCATCTATCGGTGCATAAGTAGTTACATTAATGTACTTTCCAACTGCACGAACAATGTCCTGTTCTGTTTTTAAAGGACGCTCTGCACCAGGTGATGATACTTCTAAGTAGTACATTTGATCAATAGGGTCGTGTTTATCTAACGCTTCACTTAATTGTTCACTCACAGCTGTACAATCGTCAAGATCAACACCACCATCACGATCTATATAAACACGAAGGAACCAGTTCTTTCCTTCTTTTTTATATTCTATATCAACAAGTTCTAGTGACATCTGTTGTAATATTGGCTCCACTAAAACCTCTACTTCTTCACGAATTGACATCATACTTCCCTCCTTCTGAAAACAATAAAATGATATATGACTATTAGTTAATATGTACTATTTTAGATGGTGAACATTTGCCAAATTACTGCCAATATGGAATTGATTACAAAAGAAAGAGTGGGATAAACCCACTCTTGGCGACATCATTATTACTAGTATTTCCATAATACTATAACATAAACCATAAAACCTTGCAAATGAAGGTTTTATTAGCATTTTTTACATGCTTTAGTAAATTCATACGTAACTTATTAAAATAAAGAAAGTTGATTCGAATCAGGGATTCCTTCTAAACAACCATGATCATCTAAGTTCTCTAAAACGGTTTTTGTAATTTTACTTCTTTCTCTCAAATTTTCCTTAGAGAGGAATTCTCCATCCTCTCTCGCCTTTTCAATGTTAATTGCAGCATTTGTCCCTACACCATTTATTGCGTTAAATGGAGGAATAAGTGAATCACCATCAACTATAAATTCTGTTGCCTTTGACTTATATAAATCTACTTTTTTAAAGGACATTCCGCGTTCACACATTTCAAGGGCTAGCTCTAAAACAGTAACAACACTTTTTTCCTTTGGAGTAGCGTCGAGTCCTTTTGCATAAATTTCCTCTATCCTCTTTCGGATAGATGCAGAGCCCTTCACCATCGTATCAATTTCAAAATCGTCCGCACGAACTGTGAAGTATGCAGCATAAAACAAAATAGGATAATGAACTTTAAAGTAAGCAATTCTAACTGCCATAAGAACATAGGCAGCCGCGTGTGCTTTAGGGAACATATACTTAATTCTTAAGCATGAGCCAATATACCAATCCGGCACTCCGTGCTTTTTCATTTCTTCGATCCAATCTTCTTGTAATCCCTTCCCTTTACGTACAAACTCCATAATTTTAAATGCTAAAGAATGTTCGAGCCCCTTATATATTAAATAAACCATAATATCATCACGGCAACCGATCACATCTTTTAGTACGCACGTTCCATTCGCAATAAGGTCAGCTGCATTATTTAACCATACATCCGTTCCATGAGATAACCCCGATATTTGCACAAGCTCACTAAAAGAACTCGGCTTCGTTTCCTCTAACATTTGACGTACAAATCTTGTCCCAAATTCCGGAATGCCGTACGTACCTGTTTTACACATGATTTGCTCCTCTGTAACACCGAGGGACTCCGTACCACTAAATAATTTGTACACCTCAGGATCATCGACTGGAATGTCTTTTGGATCTATGCCACTTAAATCTTGGAGCATCCTAATTACTGTTGGATCATCGTGTCCGAGTATATCTAGCTTTAACAAATTGTCATGGATAGAGTGAAAATCGTAATGTGTTGTTCGCCATTCTGACTCAGCATCATCTGCTGGATATTGAATCGGAGTGAAGTCATAAATATCTAAGTAATCTGGGACAACAATAATCCCTCCTGGGTGCTGTCCTGTCGTACGCTTTACACCAGTACAACCTGAAACTAGGCGGTCAATTTCAGCACCTCGAAGTCTTAGTTGATTGTCATCCTCATATCCTTTAACAAATCCATAAGCCGTTTTTTCAGCAACCGTTCCTATCGTACCAGCTTTATACACATATTCTTCACCAAAGAGCTCTTTCGTATAATTATGTGCAGTAGCTTGGTATTCGCCTGAGAAGTTTAAGTCGATATCGGGTACTTTGTCTCCTTTAAATCCTAAAAATGTTTCAAACGGAATATCTTGGCCGTCTTTATTATATTGGGTTCCGCACTTTTCACATTCCTTATCAGGTAAATCAAATCCAGATCCAACAGAGCCATCGTCAAAAAATACTGAATGGTGACATTCTGGACAAACATAATGTGGTGGAAGTGGGTTTACTTCTGTAATTTCTGTCATCGTTGCTACAAAGCTAGACCCTACCGACCCACGAGAGCCTACTAAATATCCATCATCTAATGACTTCTTTACAAGTTTTTGAGAAATTAAATAAATAACTGAAAATCCATTACTAATAATACTATTTAATTCCTTTTCAAGGCGATCTTCTACTATCTTTGGTAATGTTTCTCCATAAATGCTTCGCGCTCGTCCGTAGCTAAGCTCGCGCATTTCATCATCAGCGCCTTCAATTTTAGGTGTATAAAGATCATCTGGAATTGGTTTAATATCGTCGATTTCATTTGCAACAGCAACTGTATTTGTTATTACAATTTCTTTCGCTTTTTCTTCTGGTAAAAAACTAAAACATGACAACATTTCATCAGTAGAGCGGAAATGTACCTTTGGCAGTGACGTTCTGTTTAATGGATTTGCTCCACCTTGTGAAGCAATCAATATTTTTCTATAAATAGCATCTTCTTCGTTTAAATAATGTGCATTTCCTGTTGCAACGACTTTTTTCCCAAGTTTATCTCCAAGATCTATAATTTTTTTTATGATATCCTTTAACGCAAGTTCATCACGTATAATTTCCTTTTCTACTAGATGATTGTAATTACTTGGTGGCTGCACTTCGAGATAATCATAGAATTCCGCTACTTTTTCTACCTCTTCGGGTGATTTTTGCATCATCGCATCAAACACTTCGCCGTTATCACACGCTGAGCCTATCATTAAACCGTCTCGATGCTCTGATAACACCGATTTTGGTATTCGTGGTACACGATAAAAATAATTAATATGAGACAGGGAAACGAGTTTATATAAATTTTTTAACCCCTCTTTTGTTTTTCCGAAGATGATACAGTGATTTGGACGTTGTTTTTTATAATCATCCTTAGAAGTTTGTTCATTTAATTGAAAATGCTTCATGATCCCTTGGCTAGTGGCATCCTTCACCATTTTCCACAATAAATGTCCTGTTGCTTCTGCATCATAAATTGCTCTATGGTGGGCTACTAATTCAATATTAAACTTTTTACATAAAGTATTTAACCGATAATTTTTAAAGGTTGGGTACAGTAATCTACCTAATTCTA is a window from the Evansella cellulosilytica DSM 2522 genome containing:
- the pnp gene encoding polyribonucleotide nucleotidyltransferase, with the translated sequence MNQEKQLFSMEWAGRTLTIEVGQLAKQANGAVLVRYGDTAVLSTATASKEPKDLPFFPLTVNYEERLYAAGKIPGGFIKREGRPSDHAVLTSRLIDRPIRPMFPDGFRNDVQVISIVMSNDQDAPAEMAAMIGSSLALSVSDIPFSGPIAGVTIGRIDGEFIINPTPQQLETSDIELVVAGNKDAINMVEAGAEEVPEETILEALMYGHDEIKRIIAFQEDIVSKVGKEKMEVQLKTVDADLEAEIRDKVGNQLKTAALVEEKHAREDAVKAVMDSILDQYVTEEEDRSVEAKEVLDKLFKETVRILITKEKIRPDGRKPDEIRALASEIDILPRTHGSGLFTRGQTQALSVCTLGALGDVQILDGLGIEETKRFMHHYNFPSFSVGETGPIRGPGRREIGHGALGERALEQVIPSEEDFPYTIRLVSEVLESNGSTSQASICASTLAMMAAGVPIKAPVAGIAMGLVKHEEDVTVLTDIQGMEDALGDMDFKVAGTKKGVTAIQMDIKISGIDRAVLEQALSQAREGRIKILESMESAISTPREELNEYAPKILTMSINPDKIRDVIGPSGKMINQIIEDTGVKIDIEQDGKVYIASANHEMNLKAKQIIEDIVREVQVGETYLGKVKRIEKFGCFVELFKGKDGLVHISQLAKERVNKVEDVVSLGDEILVKVTEIDNQGRVNLSRKVLLSDEKA
- the rpsO gene encoding 30S ribosomal protein S15 — its product is MALTQERKNQIIQDFKTHENDTGSPEVQIAILTEQINTLNEHLRTHKKDHHSRRGLLKMVGQRRNLLTYLRNKDVTRYRQLIDRLGLRR
- the ribF gene encoding riboflavin biosynthesis protein RibF, which gives rise to METIQITHPHQLENLPRLCLALGFFDGVHKGHQEVILTAKNEAKKRQLRSGVMTFFPHPKEVLRKEKKVYYLTLMKKKEALIRQLGIDYLFIVTFNETFAELNPQQFVDQYLIALNVKHVVAGFDYTYGRLGKGTMETLLFHSRNELTYTTVGQVSANGEKISSTNIRHFLQCGDLKRANDYLGRPYETSGTVIHGEKRGRTIGFPTANVLLEERSFTPNSGVYIVRLLVNNEWKEAVCNVGYKPTFHKLREGEPTIEVHVTNFNDDIYGETVTIQWLSKLRDEKKFNSIGELKAQLENDVNNMNEFFQRLC
- the truB gene encoding tRNA pseudouridine(55) synthase TruB; translated protein: MKEPIGILPLWKPRGMTSFDAVKEVKKIYHTKRVGHTGTLDPDVDGVLPICLGRATKLVEYLTADKKTYEGEVTLGFSTTTEDASGEVVAEKKVDEKIREEDVRELFNHLIGEITQTPPMYSAIKVKGKRLYEYAREGKIIDRPSRKVSIYHIELVSPVEKTIDKNVKFRFRVTCSKGTYIRTLSVMIGEKFGYPAHMSSLTRTASGQFKKEDCIELHKLRALQEKNEQNDVLMPIELALRHYPKITLPQELEQKVMNGALLPDTLINVDEPLIAMYNQQGECLALYELHPKRSGMLKPAKMLKSV
- the rbfA gene encoding 30S ribosome-binding factor RbfA; the protein is MSNVRANRVGEQIKKEITEIIQREIKDPRVGFITVTAVDVTGDLQQATAFITVYGDDDQRSNTLAALEKAKGFIRSEIGKRIQLRKTPDLSFKFDESIERGNRIEELLRKLNEEDK
- a CDS encoding DUF503 domain-containing protein, whose translation is MIIGLVVVEALIMNAHNLKDKRSVLKSVITKAKQRYNVSIVESSHQDVWQRAEWSIVTVGNSRTQAETEIRRAVSIIDNHPDTEITSINWEWL
- the infB gene encoding translation initiation factor IF-2, giving the protein MRKIRIYEYAKEKNVTSKQVIKDLKDMGIEVANHMSVIQGDTIEKLDKTYSQSVKTEEKAKDTKTTQGSTGKQNNAPQQGKNKQQQEKPTKKQQSKENHDKNKNKDKNKNKNRRGDKQKSQSTKQEAKTPVKETPSKITYTTPITVGEFAEKINKEPSEVIKKLMFLGVMATINQELDKDAIELLSEDFGIEVEEEVVIDETEFENFEENDDPNELEERPPVVTIMGHVDHGKTTLLDSIRHTKVTAGEAGGITQHIGAYQVEENGKKITFLDTPGHAAFTTMRARGAQVTDITILVVAADDGVMPQTVEAINHAKAAEVPIIVAVNKIDKEGANPDRVMQELTEHGLVSEAWGGETIFVHVSALNGTGIDELLEMILLVSEVEELKANPNKLAKGTVVEAELDKGRGPVATLLVQAGTLRVGDPVVVGNTFGRVRAMVNDIGRRVKAVGPSTPVEITGLNAVPQAGDQFVAFDDEKKSRQVGEARAVKQRESELRETSKVSLDDLFEQIQQGDIKEINVIVKADVQGSAEAMKGSLEKIEVEGVKVNIIHAGVGAIAESDIILASASNAIVIGFNVRPDVNAKRTAEQEKVDIRLHRVIYNAIDEVESAMKGMLDPEYEEKVIGQAEVRQTFKVSKIGTIAGSYVTDGKITRDSTVRLIRDGVVIFEGEINALRRFKDDVKEVAQNYECGITLEKFNDVKEGDIIEAYVMEEIKR
- a CDS encoding YlxQ family RNA-binding protein, translating into MNEEKWLQTLGLVTRARKLITGEELVIKSIQKQKSFFVIVSEDASQNTKKKVTDKCKYYNIPYAIKGNRESIGRAIGKEERVVIGIEDAGFARKMRSIIE
- the rnpM gene encoding RNase P modulator RnpM; its protein translation is MKGKKKSPLRKCVITNDMKPKKELIRIVRTPEGEVLLDHTSKKSGRGAYISSDQSVIEEAKKKNTLARHLKVDIPEQLYEELLLEANKGNKS